In Candidatus Defluviibacterium haderslevense, the following are encoded in one genomic region:
- a CDS encoding DUF4254 domain-containing protein codes for MFKAEHCINIFNQAIEDYHRFDDVDAILVLPEFNSIQDQELYKKCWIDTVQWHLEDIIRIPSLSADKFIETKRRIDVSNQWRTDMVERIDQWFVDQYLSVKVLPNARMNTETPAWAIDRLSILCLKIYHMREQVERIDSTMEQVDQCKTKLDILMMQQEDLVQSLNALIEEISQGKTLMKTYQQMKMYNDPKLNPQLYAKP; via the coding sequence ATGTTTAAAGCCGAACATTGTATCAACATTTTCAATCAAGCTATAGAAGATTACCATCGGTTTGATGATGTTGATGCAATATTGGTTTTACCAGAATTTAATTCAATACAGGACCAAGAACTCTATAAAAAATGTTGGATTGACACGGTCCAATGGCACTTAGAAGATATCATTCGAATACCTTCATTATCTGCTGATAAATTTATTGAAACAAAGCGTAGAATTGATGTCTCTAATCAATGGAGAACAGATATGGTAGAACGTATTGATCAATGGTTTGTAGATCAATACCTTTCGGTTAAAGTGCTACCAAATGCCCGAATGAATACTGAAACACCAGCATGGGCAATAGATCGTTTATCCATATTGTGCTTAAAAATATACCATATGCGCGAACAAGTGGAACGAATTGATTCAACAATGGAACAGGTGGATCAATGCAAAACCAAACTTGATATATTGATGATGCAGCAAGAAGATTTGGTACAAAGTTTAAATGCTCTGATCGAAGAAATTTCACAAGGAAAAACATTAATGAAGACCTATCAACAGATGAAAATGTATAATGATCCAAAGTTGAATCCACAGCTGTACGCGAAGCCATAA
- a CDS encoding sigma-70 family RNA polymerase sigma factor — MNKPIRSEEDVIKGCIANDRIAQEQLYKQHFSPMFQMVHFYCSNEEDAMEILNSGFLRVFQKIQLFRHEGSLAGWIRTVIYHVMISEIKTKQRTKPNIELEHNDAEHHDFTLEKLFKEDLDSLIHQLPPATARAFSLFANEGYSHHEIAEKLNISIGTSKWHISQARELLQHKIKMNHE, encoded by the coding sequence ATGAATAAACCCATTCGTTCAGAGGAAGATGTCATCAAAGGTTGTATAGCCAATGATCGTATTGCCCAGGAACAATTGTATAAACAACACTTTAGTCCAATGTTTCAAATGGTACACTTTTATTGCTCCAATGAAGAAGATGCTATGGAAATTCTCAATTCTGGATTTCTGAGGGTTTTTCAAAAAATTCAATTATTCAGACATGAAGGTAGTTTAGCAGGTTGGATTCGAACCGTCATCTACCATGTTATGATTTCAGAAATAAAAACAAAACAAAGGACTAAACCAAATATTGAACTTGAACACAACGATGCTGAACATCATGATTTTACTTTAGAAAAACTTTTTAAAGAAGATCTGGATTCACTCATTCATCAATTACCTCCTGCTACTGCCCGGGCATTTTCATTATTTGCTAACGAAGGATATTCGCATCATGAAATCGCAGAAAAACTAAATATAAGTATTGGCACATCCAAATGGCATATTTCGCAGGCGCGCGAATTATTACAACACAAAATTAAAATGAACCATGAATAA
- a CDS encoding metal-dependent transcriptional regulator — MSSPTEENYLKSLFLLGNDQGEINLSDLSKSLQVSTPTANSMVKKLHDKGLLLYEKYKPLQLTSKGKKEAALIIRKHRLTEMFLVEIMNFGWEEVHDIAEQIEHINSPAFFERMDEFLNNPTIDPHGSPIPDKNGKMIWKSYVKLSECQVGNKLKLVALTHSSTDFLKFLNSKELSLGTTLKLHTIEPFDHSITVSYKNHPTEIFSSMVSERLLVELIK, encoded by the coding sequence ATGTCCTCTCCTACTGAAGAGAATTACCTCAAATCCCTATTCTTACTTGGTAATGATCAAGGTGAAATCAACCTTTCAGATTTAAGTAAATCCTTGCAGGTTAGCACCCCTACAGCCAATAGTATGGTTAAAAAACTGCATGACAAAGGCCTCTTATTGTATGAGAAGTATAAACCTTTGCAACTTACTTCTAAGGGAAAGAAAGAAGCTGCACTCATCATTAGAAAACACCGTTTGACTGAGATGTTTCTCGTCGAAATCATGAATTTTGGTTGGGAAGAAGTTCATGATATCGCAGAACAAATAGAACATATCAATTCTCCAGCATTTTTTGAACGGATGGATGAATTCTTAAACAATCCTACCATAGACCCTCATGGATCTCCAATCCCGGATAAAAATGGAAAAATGATTTGGAAATCTTATGTCAAATTAAGTGAATGTCAGGTAGGAAATAAATTAAAATTAGTTGCTCTCACCCATTCCTCCACAGATTTTCTTAAATTTTTAAATAGCAAGGAACTTTCATTAGGTACCACATTAAAATTACATACCATCGAACCATTCGACCACAGTATAACCGTCAGTTATAAAAATCACCCCACTGAAATATTCAGTTCTATGGTATCAGAACGACTTTTGGTCGAATTGATTAAATAA
- a CDS encoding glycosyltransferase family 9 protein, translating into MKILAIRFSAMGDVILTMPVLKAVLQAHPKYQIDILTRRSFQVFFKHIERLNIREENIDVEYQSFVGLFKLFFKLRSEKYDLVIDLHGSLRSRILCFLFQLSGVAYATIDKGRTDKKKLLGNIGSRTLPLKHTIERYADVFRKCNIPVDIEHLNQSGFKSSQVEKNQIEKTINENFWESSIKIGIAPFSQHQLKSWPIERIQKLIDCLVQEYQQRIQIFLFGGGHSEMKILSTLRNLNSESIHIAGDLFNLAEQIEFMNHLDLMITMDSANLHLANLTQCKNVISLWGPTHTYLGFGPLVPYKNVIIEISTSKLICRPCSVYGNIPCSRGDHACMEWISVDSVLEKVKSVLSISNEK; encoded by the coding sequence ATGAAAATTCTTGCGATACGATTTTCAGCTATGGGTGATGTTATATTAACCATGCCCGTATTGAAAGCCGTTCTACAAGCTCATCCAAAGTATCAAATAGATATATTAACGAGAAGATCGTTTCAAGTTTTTTTTAAGCACATTGAACGACTGAACATCAGAGAAGAAAATATTGATGTAGAATATCAATCGTTTGTAGGTCTGTTTAAATTATTTTTTAAATTAAGAAGTGAAAAGTATGATTTAGTAATTGATCTACATGGAAGTTTGAGATCAAGGATATTGTGTTTTTTGTTTCAATTATCGGGTGTAGCATATGCAACCATTGATAAGGGGCGTACTGATAAAAAAAAATTATTGGGAAATATAGGGTCCAGAACATTACCCCTGAAACATACCATAGAACGATATGCAGATGTATTTCGAAAATGTAATATTCCAGTTGACATAGAGCATTTAAATCAATCTGGTTTTAAATCTTCACAAGTTGAAAAAAATCAAATAGAGAAAACTATTAACGAAAATTTTTGGGAGTCATCTATTAAAATTGGTATAGCTCCTTTCTCACAACACCAACTCAAATCCTGGCCAATTGAACGTATTCAAAAATTAATTGATTGCTTGGTTCAAGAATACCAACAACGAATCCAAATATTTTTATTTGGTGGAGGGCATTCTGAAATGAAGATTTTATCGACGCTACGGAATTTGAATTCAGAATCCATTCATATTGCAGGAGATTTGTTTAATTTGGCAGAACAAATTGAGTTTATGAATCATTTGGATTTGATGATCACTATGGATTCTGCGAATTTGCACTTGGCAAATCTTACTCAATGTAAAAATGTTATTTCTTTATGGGGTCCAACACATACCTATTTGGGATTTGGTCCATTGGTACCTTATAAGAATGTCATTATTGAAATTTCTACTTCGAAATTAATTTGTCGTCCTTGTTCGGTTTATGGAAATATTCCTTGTTCGCGAGGAGATCACGCTTGTATGGAATGGATTTCGGTTGATAGTGTTTTGGAAAAAGTAAAATCTGTATTGTCCATATCCAATGAAAAATAA
- a CDS encoding outer membrane beta-barrel protein: protein MNNHITDLEHEGWTKMHALLDQKMPVKKSKRLVWLWLWIPLVIGSSITYKYLSTSNVINDNKNIETINKNTNLNSKAIIAYHSNENAKPSGHSNLKNHSGTTDNIYSEKNNSRQAGQISKTGLNKDRQSASQNNALLNSYNETHNTFTKSLTYDSIVTVAIQPLENRSNFEWHILPMKTVELTSSNNNSRFLPSAKIALDILPSTINKSKPKIQFGIQLGFNTYTQLHQLSFNSGLFINIPLHNNHSIVVNPGLNVQKNNFLVFDGAQNEPLNYIINNFAQNELKVFEDAFKNSKQTSDSFQVIYKKYLFQFQIPIYYSYTFNRHWKGHIGTKLNISLNQLSSNQGNDFIQYNSKTIQHWRAQPIDYFLLIGADYYINNSWGIGLDYAYGFQNTKAQQQAVPNTSSPSPNSSAFGIAYKKLDHLNVSLKYRF from the coding sequence ATGAATAATCATATCACCGATTTGGAACATGAAGGCTGGACAAAAATGCATGCTTTGCTCGATCAGAAAATGCCTGTTAAAAAATCTAAAAGATTGGTTTGGCTTTGGTTATGGATACCCTTAGTTATTGGTTCAAGCATTACTTACAAATACTTGTCCACTTCAAATGTAATTAACGATAATAAAAACATTGAAACCATTAATAAAAATACAAATCTCAATTCAAAAGCAATCATAGCCTATCATTCAAACGAAAATGCAAAACCATCTGGTCACTCAAATCTCAAGAACCATTCAGGGACGACAGATAATATTTATTCCGAAAAAAATAATTCAAGACAAGCGGGTCAAATATCAAAAACAGGTCTGAACAAAGATCGCCAGAGTGCAAGCCAAAATAATGCTTTGTTAAATTCCTATAATGAAACGCATAACACATTTACCAAATCCTTGACCTATGATAGCATTGTAACTGTGGCCATCCAACCATTAGAAAACAGATCAAATTTTGAATGGCATATTTTACCCATGAAGACTGTTGAATTAACTTCATCGAACAACAATTCTCGCTTTTTACCTTCTGCTAAAATCGCTCTTGATATTTTACCGAGCACAATAAATAAATCAAAACCAAAAATTCAATTCGGAATTCAATTGGGTTTTAATACATACACACAACTACATCAATTAAGCTTCAATTCGGGTCTTTTTATAAACATACCTCTTCATAATAATCATAGCATTGTTGTAAATCCTGGTTTAAATGTCCAAAAAAATAATTTCTTGGTTTTTGACGGAGCACAAAATGAACCATTAAATTATATCATCAATAACTTTGCTCAAAACGAATTGAAAGTTTTTGAAGATGCATTTAAAAATTCAAAACAAACTTCAGATTCTTTTCAAGTGATTTACAAAAAATATCTATTCCAATTCCAAATTCCAATTTATTATTCTTATACCTTCAATCGTCATTGGAAAGGACACATAGGCACTAAATTAAATATTTCATTAAACCAATTATCTTCAAACCAAGGCAATGATTTTATTCAATACAATTCCAAAACAATTCAACATTGGAGAGCCCAACCTATCGATTATTTTCTATTGATAGGTGCTGATTATTACATCAATAATTCTTGGGGAATCGGACTGGATTATGCTTATGGATTTCAAAATACAAAAGCTCAGCAACAGGCCGTTCCCAATACATCTTCGCCAAGTCCTAATTCATCTGCTTTCGGTATTGCATATAAAAAATTGGATCACTTGAACGTCTCCTTGAAGTATCGATTTTAA
- the lon gene encoding endopeptidase La yields the protein MTINPIYFNEGLNEDPEMIPFVAVAEDEEPSKDENFEDILPVMPLKNTILFPGVIIPITVGRNKSMKAVSKAYEKNKFIAVLTQRDSRTEDPTFKDLYETGTIARIVKLLTMPDGTQTVILQGRKRFTINEQLKEDPFLEAKVTLRSYVVPDRKLEYDAMIKSIQEQSRRIIELSPQIPNEAQLMLKNINNDRFLLNFISSNLNIPIDQKQELLETDKLFNKAETLMVHMSGELKLLEVKDQIESRVRGNLEKQQRDYFLNQQLKTIQEELGQDPQEQDVEELKLKAEKKKWIPSVKEHFEKELGKLTRMNPQVAEYSVQMNYLNLMVDLPWQEYTEDQYDLDKIKKILDKDHHGLDKVKDRIIEHLAVLKLKGDMKAPILCLVGPPGVGKTSLGKSIAKALNRNFIRMSLGGLHDESEIRGHRKTYIGAMPGRIVQSIKKVKSDNPVFILDEIDKIGKDFRGDPSSALLEVLDPEQNSTFHDNYLELEYDLSKVLFIATANSLSTIQPALLDRMEIIELQGYSTEEKKDIAIKHLVPQQLEEHGLKSKQVKLSEDFIERIIEDYTRESGVRSLNRQLASVMRRAARKVAMEKAKTVSFKSSDLKDILGVQRYNNDQYQENLPAGVAIGLAWTRVGGDILYIETTLSKGKGKLTLTGNLGDVMKESASTALSFIKSHTAELDIDPDFFENNDLHVHVPEGAIPKDGPSAGITMLSAIASSIKKKPIRPFLAMTGEITLRGKVLPVGGIKEKVLAAKRAGLKTIMLCIENKDHIDEIPADHLKGMEFIYVKDMQEVLHHALGISAF from the coding sequence ATGACGATAAATCCAATATATTTTAATGAAGGGCTTAATGAGGATCCGGAAATGATTCCTTTCGTAGCGGTAGCTGAAGACGAAGAACCATCAAAAGATGAAAACTTCGAAGACATACTACCCGTAATGCCTCTTAAGAATACCATTTTGTTTCCTGGAGTGATTATTCCAATCACTGTGGGCCGAAATAAATCTATGAAGGCGGTTTCCAAGGCTTATGAAAAAAACAAATTCATTGCGGTATTGACACAACGGGATAGCAGAACGGAAGATCCAACATTTAAAGATCTGTACGAGACTGGAACAATAGCCAGAATCGTGAAATTATTAACCATGCCTGATGGCACACAAACGGTCATTCTTCAAGGGAGAAAACGTTTTACCATCAATGAACAGCTTAAGGAAGATCCCTTCTTGGAAGCTAAAGTTACTTTGAGATCTTATGTTGTGCCGGATAGAAAGTTGGAATATGACGCTATGATTAAATCCATTCAGGAGCAATCAAGAAGAATCATTGAATTGTCACCTCAGATTCCAAATGAAGCACAATTGATGTTGAAAAACATTAATAATGATCGATTTCTATTGAATTTTATTTCATCTAATTTGAATATTCCAATCGATCAAAAACAAGAATTATTAGAGACGGATAAATTATTCAATAAAGCTGAAACACTCATGGTTCATATGAGTGGAGAATTAAAATTATTAGAAGTCAAAGATCAAATTGAATCCAGAGTAAGAGGAAATTTAGAAAAACAACAACGCGATTATTTTCTCAACCAACAGTTAAAAACAATTCAGGAAGAGTTAGGTCAGGATCCACAGGAACAAGATGTCGAGGAACTTAAATTAAAAGCCGAAAAGAAAAAATGGATTCCATCAGTCAAGGAACATTTCGAAAAGGAACTTGGAAAATTGACTAGAATGAATCCGCAAGTTGCAGAATATTCTGTTCAAATGAATTACCTGAACTTGATGGTCGATTTACCATGGCAAGAATATACTGAAGATCAATATGATCTGGATAAAATAAAAAAGATCCTTGATAAGGACCATCACGGTCTTGATAAAGTGAAGGATAGAATTATAGAGCACCTGGCTGTACTCAAGCTCAAAGGTGATATGAAAGCACCCATACTTTGTTTGGTAGGTCCTCCTGGAGTAGGTAAAACATCACTTGGAAAATCTATTGCCAAAGCGCTGAATCGAAATTTCATCAGAATGTCACTTGGTGGATTGCATGATGAGTCAGAAATACGAGGACATCGCAAGACTTATATCGGAGCGATGCCTGGAAGAATCGTTCAGTCTATTAAAAAAGTTAAATCTGATAATCCAGTATTTATATTAGATGAGATTGATAAAATCGGAAAAGATTTTAGAGGGGATCCTTCATCCGCATTGTTGGAAGTATTAGATCCGGAACAAAATTCTACATTTCATGATAATTATTTGGAATTAGAATATGACTTATCCAAAGTTTTGTTTATCGCCACTGCCAATTCATTGAGCACCATCCAACCTGCTTTATTGGATAGAATGGAAATTATTGAATTGCAAGGCTATTCTACTGAGGAGAAAAAAGATATTGCAATAAAACATCTAGTTCCCCAACAATTAGAAGAACACGGATTAAAGTCTAAGCAGGTTAAACTAAGTGAGGACTTTATTGAGCGCATCATAGAAGATTATACCCGAGAATCAGGTGTCAGATCACTGAATCGGCAATTGGCATCGGTGATGCGTCGTGCTGCACGCAAGGTTGCTATGGAAAAAGCCAAAACCGTTTCTTTTAAATCTTCTGATCTCAAAGATATCCTTGGCGTACAGCGATACAACAATGACCAATATCAAGAAAATTTACCTGCTGGTGTTGCGATTGGTTTAGCATGGACCCGAGTAGGTGGAGATATATTATATATAGAAACTACATTATCAAAAGGCAAAGGAAAATTAACTTTAACTGGTAATTTAGGTGATGTGATGAAAGAGTCAGCATCAACTGCATTGAGTTTTATCAAATCTCATACGGCGGAACTTGACATCGATCCTGATTTTTTTGAAAATAATGATCTTCATGTACATGTACCTGAAGGTGCCATTCCTAAAGACGGACCATCCGCGGGGATTACTATGTTAAGTGCAATAGCCTCATCTATTAAGAAGAAACCCATCAGACCATTTTTGGCCATGACCGGTGAAATTACATTGCGCGGAAAAGTATTACCTGTCGGTGGTATTAAGGAAAAAGTTTTAGCTGCTAAAAGAGCAGGATTGAAAACGATTATGCTGTGTATTGAAAATAAAGATCACATCGATGAGATTCCAGCTGATCATTTAAAGGGAATGGAATTTATTTATGTAAAAGATATGCAGGAAGTATTGCATCATGCGTTAGGTATTTCTGCTTTTTGA
- the gcvP gene encoding aminomethyl-transferring glycine dehydrogenase, which produces MNIFPRFDQFEHRHIGSLGSDLGIMLRTIGVASLDQLIEQTVPASIRRKDKMAIPPAQSEFDFLNDLQKLADENELYRSFLGQGYYGSITPNVILRNVFQNPGWYTQYTPYQAEIAQGRLEALLNFQTMISDLTGLPIANASLLDEGTAAAEAMLMFYHSKEKRNKEESPNLFFVDEQVYDQTIDVLKSRAWPQGIVLKIGNWRTDELPANCFGALIQYPDKLGEVSDYSQFIEKAKSAGVLVAMATDLMALCLLKSPGELGVDIALGNSQRFGVPMGFGGPHAAFFATRDEFKRIIPGRIIGVSIDEQGDRALRMALQTREQHIRREKATSNICTAQALLAIMASMYGVYHGPAGIYAISRRIHDMTCSLANALVSMDYKLKTEHFYDAISIKADHDLIQEVKKLAKAEKLNFWYSKDCIGISLDETVTEEELTSILHLFSKTSNKQQSAMIMPPTKLGFPSSLIRTSEYLTHPVFNTHHTESAMMRYIKRLENKDLSLVHSMISLGSCTMKLNAASELIPVSWPGFSNVHPFVPAEQVKGYLKMIHELEAYLCSVTGFTACSLQPNSGAQGEFAGLLTIKAYHEHHGNPKRNIALIPASAHGTNPASAVVAGMHVVVTACDDNGNIIVQDILDKANEYKDQLACLMVTYPSTHGVFETTIQEICQIIHEHGGLVYMDGANMNAQVGLTSPATIGADVCHLNLHKTFAIPHGGGGPGMGPICVNDKLKPFLPNHPYLTVNDSKTAVAAVSAAPYGSASILIISYAYIRMLGAEGMTKSTKHAILNANYIAAKLSPKYKVLYTGENGRVAHELIIDLRPYKTAGVIAEDVAKRLMDYGFHAPTLSFPVAGTIMIEPTESENLDELDRFCDALLSIHEEIDEVARGEYPVENSVLHNAPHTANVITADEWTKPYSRQKAAYPLPYLKHGMKFWPAIGRVNNAFGDRNLVCTCPPMESYMSDSNDL; this is translated from the coding sequence ATGAATATTTTTCCTCGATTTGATCAATTTGAACATAGACATATAGGAAGTTTGGGCTCCGATTTGGGCATCATGTTGCGTACAATAGGGGTTGCAAGTTTAGACCAATTGATAGAGCAAACGGTCCCTGCATCGATACGACGTAAAGACAAAATGGCCATTCCACCTGCTCAATCCGAGTTTGATTTTTTGAATGATTTACAAAAATTAGCTGACGAAAACGAGCTGTATCGAAGCTTTTTGGGTCAAGGATATTACGGTTCTATAACACCTAATGTCATTTTGAGGAATGTATTCCAGAATCCGGGTTGGTATACACAATACACACCCTATCAGGCTGAAATAGCTCAAGGCAGACTTGAGGCTTTATTAAACTTTCAGACCATGATCTCAGATCTAACAGGACTGCCTATTGCGAATGCTTCCCTTTTGGATGAGGGCACGGCTGCAGCAGAAGCGATGCTTATGTTTTACCATTCTAAAGAAAAACGAAATAAAGAAGAATCGCCCAATTTATTTTTTGTAGATGAACAAGTCTATGACCAAACCATTGATGTCTTAAAATCAAGAGCATGGCCACAAGGAATAGTACTTAAAATTGGAAATTGGAGAACTGATGAATTACCAGCTAATTGTTTTGGAGCTTTAATTCAGTATCCGGATAAATTAGGTGAAGTATCAGATTATAGCCAATTCATTGAAAAAGCTAAATCAGCAGGTGTATTGGTAGCCATGGCAACGGATTTAATGGCCTTATGTTTACTCAAATCACCAGGAGAATTGGGAGTGGACATTGCCCTAGGAAATAGTCAGCGATTTGGTGTTCCAATGGGATTTGGAGGTCCTCATGCGGCATTTTTTGCAACAAGAGATGAATTTAAAAGGATCATTCCAGGTCGTATCATTGGAGTGTCAATAGATGAACAAGGCGATCGAGCCCTTAGAATGGCTTTACAAACCAGAGAGCAACATATTCGCAGAGAAAAAGCCACTTCAAATATCTGTACCGCTCAAGCCTTATTGGCAATCATGGCATCCATGTATGGAGTTTATCACGGACCTGCAGGAATTTACGCTATTTCGAGGCGCATACATGACATGACCTGTAGTCTTGCCAATGCTTTAGTATCTATGGATTATAAGTTAAAAACGGAACATTTCTACGACGCGATATCCATAAAGGCGGATCATGATTTAATCCAAGAAGTTAAAAAATTAGCAAAGGCAGAAAAACTTAATTTCTGGTATTCAAAAGATTGTATTGGAATCAGTTTAGATGAAACGGTCACTGAAGAAGAATTAACGAGCATTCTTCATTTGTTCTCTAAAACTTCGAATAAACAACAATCTGCTATGATTATGCCCCCTACAAAGTTGGGATTTCCTAGCAGTTTGATTCGTACTTCAGAATATCTAACACACCCCGTATTCAATACCCATCATACGGAATCAGCTATGATGCGTTATATTAAACGATTGGAAAATAAAGATTTATCATTAGTACACTCCATGATTTCTTTAGGCTCATGTACTATGAAGCTGAATGCGGCATCAGAATTAATACCTGTGAGTTGGCCGGGTTTCAGCAATGTACATCCATTCGTACCGGCGGAACAAGTCAAAGGGTATTTAAAAATGATCCATGAATTAGAAGCTTATTTATGTTCAGTGACTGGTTTTACGGCTTGCTCATTACAACCCAATTCAGGTGCACAGGGTGAATTTGCTGGATTATTGACGATAAAGGCATACCATGAGCATCATGGGAATCCTAAGCGAAACATTGCTTTGATACCAGCATCAGCACATGGAACCAATCCTGCGTCTGCAGTGGTAGCAGGAATGCATGTTGTCGTTACGGCATGTGATGACAATGGTAATATCATCGTTCAGGATATACTGGATAAAGCCAATGAATACAAGGACCAATTGGCCTGTTTAATGGTTACTTATCCATCAACACATGGTGTTTTTGAAACCACTATCCAGGAAATTTGTCAAATCATACATGAACACGGGGGATTGGTTTATATGGACGGTGCCAATATGAATGCTCAAGTAGGTTTAACTAGTCCTGCAACTATTGGGGCAGATGTTTGTCATCTTAATCTGCATAAAACATTTGCCATTCCACATGGTGGCGGAGGACCTGGTATGGGACCAATCTGTGTAAATGATAAACTTAAACCTTTCTTACCAAACCATCCTTATTTGACCGTTAATGATTCGAAAACAGCTGTTGCTGCTGTTTCTGCGGCCCCATATGGTTCAGCGAGTATTTTGATTATCTCTTATGCTTATATCAGGATGTTGGGTGCAGAAGGTATGACTAAATCAACTAAGCACGCCATTTTGAATGCCAATTATATAGCTGCTAAACTGTCGCCTAAATATAAAGTACTTTATACCGGCGAAAACGGTCGAGTTGCCCATGAATTGATTATTGATTTGCGCCCTTATAAAACGGCCGGAGTCATTGCTGAGGATGTAGCTAAGCGATTGATGGATTATGGATTTCATGCACCGACATTGTCTTTTCCTGTTGCAGGTACCATAATGATTGAGCCTACCGAGTCTGAAAATCTGGATGAACTGGATCGATTTTGCGATGCCTTGCTTTCCATCCATGAAGAAATAGATGAAGTGGCTCGTGGAGAATATCCTGTTGAAAACAGTGTATTGCATAATGCGCCTCATACAGCTAATGTAATTACGGCTGATGAATGGACAAAACCTTATTCAAGACAAAAAGCAGCTTATCCATTGCCATATTTGAAACATGGAATGAAATTCTGGCCAGCAATAGGTAGGGTAAACAATGCTTTTGGAGATCGTAATTTGGTTTGTACTTGTCCGCCTATGGAATCCTATATGTCGGATTCTAATGATCTTTAA